A single window of Salvia splendens isolate huo1 chromosome 8, SspV2, whole genome shotgun sequence DNA harbors:
- the LOC121746057 gene encoding uncharacterized protein LOC121746057 — translation MIPPSQIPNASTRFHFSSISQCISRFIAFHFAATTLLFLLTPASADISYSDRCGDVLPDQPLLPADNAPLLNPSFLSLRHVHLDCKTTDCRRGVPASLTFSSHKAYRTANEAVFQIEAVLSLNGVGRSLNFTRRGLRLVHFRPPRIPLPPGNSWNSVTFSLKGFWDSVSGKLCMVGSGFGKLRYNHVVLKLDYLNSSSIFTSLVNGTLESVNVNDTSGFNLKPVSILGVNLRNYKYELIDTQSQRNVFSKLDNLANVSLAVKDLGQKVCAYVVSAGFVELEYEKDCKTGNCNFLGRANGGLLPSVMYFNEIECLGDGRVRFLLGFGDMGHNGNGLPFEPNVTLVTEGRWDWKRKRLNMVGCRIFSDGDEGFVGECLIRVSLRFPARWTLRERSPVVGELWSTRSANESGYFGRVTLSSIKNRHIRVARLRYEYTEIEKTRRCCANKTMMHKELGRKYPNALSSDMRFDMVARNRRVNDLWGYSSPLYVANTPYQLSSAFGRGSQQEKQNISDAITNVSYVLTVVSSRYFKLSNEHMQIKSFDISAEGTYDSKRGHLCMTGCMHVGPPKARVGRNSSLDCEILVDIQYATLNARAAGVVRGTIESTREKSDQLYFETFEIFSHSVYDGQAKESIWRMDLEITMVLISNTLSCIFIGLQLLHVKRHADVLPFISVVMLIVLTLGHLIPLLLNFEALFTTSRNNKNVYFGSDGWVEVHEVLVRVITMIAFLLEFRLLQMTCCLVRPPIRKSVLGRQSAWGDLKSYAGLMLDGFLLPQILFNVFSDSKEKALAPSFYVGTTFVRLLPHAYDLYRSRSSNWSLSYIYANPRMDYYSTAWDIVISVGGLVFAVIIYLQQRYGGQCLVPNRSTYQKIPVVSA, via the exons ATGATTCCACCGTCACAGATTCCAAATGCTTCTACACGATTCCACTTCTCCTCAATTTCCCAATGCATATCGCGATTCATCGCTTTCCACTTTGCGGCCACCACCCTTCTCTTCCTCCTCACCCCCGCCTCTGCCGATATATCCTACTCCGACCGCTGCGGCGACGTCCTACCGGATCAGCCCCTGCTTCCGGCCGACAATGCCCCGCTCCTCAACCCTAGCTTCCTCTCTCTCCGCCACGTCCATCTCGATTGCAAAACAACTGACTGCAGGAGGGGAGTCCCCGCCTCCCTAACCTTCTCCTCCCACAAGGCGTACCGCACCGCCAACGAAGCTGTCTTCCAAATTGAAGCTGTATTGAGCCTCAACGGCGTCGGCCGCTCCCTCAATTTCACCCGCCGCGGGCTGCGCCTTGTGCATTTCCGCCCGCCGCGGATTCCGTTGCCTCCGGGTAATTCCTGGAATTCCGTCACTTTTTCATTGAAAGGGTTTTGGGATTCGGTATCGGGGAAGCTCTGTATGGTCGGCTCTGGTTTCGGAAAGCTGAGGTACAACCATGTCGTTTTGAAGCTTGATTACTTGAATTCCTCCAGTATTTTCACTAGTTTGGTTAACGGAACTTTGGAGAGTGTGAATGTGAACGACACAAGTGGTTTTAACCTCAAGCCCGTTTCGATATTGGGTGTCAATTTGAGGAATTATAAGTACGAGTTGATTGATACACAGAGCCAAAGAAATGTGTTTTCGAAGTTGGATAATTTGGCAAATGTTTCTTTAGCAGTGAAGGATTTGGGGCAGAAGGTGTGTGCCTATGTTGTGTCTGCTGGATTTGTTGAGCTGGAGTATGAAAAGGACTGCAAAACTGGGAATTGCAATTTTCTTGGAAGAGCAAATGGTGGTCTCCTGCCGAGTGTTATGTACTTCAACGAAATAGAGTGTTTGGGGGATGGTAGAGTGAGGTTCTTGTTGGGGTTTGGGGATATGGGGCATAATGGAAATGGGCTGCCCTTTGAACCAAATGTGACTTTGGTTACGGAGGGGAGATGGGATTGGAAGAGAAAGAGGCTTAACATGGTTGGTTGCCGTATTTTTAGTGATGGGGACGAGGGCTTTGTTGGGGAATGTTTGATCAGGGTAAGTTTGAGATTTCCAGCTCGGTGGACTTTGAGGGAGCGGAGCCCTGTTGTTGGTGAGCTGTGGAGTACTAGGAGTGCCAATGAGTCGGGTTATTTTGGCAGAGTTACCTTGTCAAGTATAAAGAATAGGCATATCAGGGTGGCACGTCTGAGATATGAGTATACAGAGATTGAGAAGACGAGGAGATGTTGTGCAAATAAGACAATGATGCATAAAGAGCTGGGGAGGAAGTACCCTAATGCATTATCATCTGATATGAGATTTGACATGGTTGCCAGAAATCGGAGAGTGAATGATCTATGGGGTTACTCTTCTCCACTTTATGTAGCTAATACACCCTATCAGTTATCTTCGGCCTTTGGAAGAGGATCCCAACAAGAAAAGCAAAACATTAGTGATGCAATTACTAACGTCAGCTATGTACTGACTGTTGTATCTTCTCGCTATTTCAAGCTCAGCAATGAACATATGCAAATAAAAtcatttgatatttctgctgaAGGGACATATGACTCCAAAAGGGGGCACCTTTGCATGACTGGATGCATGCATGTCGGGCCACCTAAAGCAAGAGTAGGGAGAAATTCATCATTGGATTGTGAGATTCTGGTCGACATACAGTATGCTACGCTTAATGCAAGAGCTGCAGGTGTTGTGAGGGGAACCATTGAAAGCACGCGAGAAAAGTCTGACCAACTTTACTTTGAAACATTTGAAATATTTTCACATTCAGTTTATGATGGCCAAGCGAAAGAATCCATATGGAGAATGGATCTGGAGATCACAATGGTTTTGATTTCCAACACGCTTTCATGCATCTTCATTGGTCTGCAACTATTGCATGTTAAGAGGCATGCTGATGTCCTGCCCTTCATTTCTGTGGTAATGCTTATTGTGCTCACCTTAGGGCATTTGATCCCATTGCTCTTGAATTTTGAAGCTCTCTTCACAACGAGCCGCAACAATAAGAATGTTTACTTTGGTAGTGATGGATGGGTGGAAGTCCACGAGGTGTTGGTGAGGGTAATAACGATGATAGCTTTCCTACTCGAATTTCGTCTCCTCCAAATGACCTG TTGCTTGGTTCGTCCACCTATAAGAAAGTCGGTTTTGGGAAGACAATCTGCTTGGGGCGACCTCAAATCATATGCTGGTTTGATGTTGGATGGCTTCCTGCTCCCTCAGATTCTGTTCAATGTATTCTCTGATTCTAAGGAGAAGGCTCTTGCCCCATCTTTCTACGTAGGAACTACATTTGTTCGCTTACTGCCACATGCGTATGATCTCTACAGGTCCCGTAGCTCTAATTGGTCGTTGAGTTACATATACGCAAATCCAAGAATGGACTACTACTCGACTGCCTGGGATATTGTCATATCGGTTGGTGGTCTTGTATTTGCTGTTATAATCTACTTGCAGCAGCGCTATGGCGGCCAATGCCTTGTACCAAATCGATCCACATATCAGAAAATCCCTGTGGTTTCTGCATAA
- the LOC121743275 gene encoding uncharacterized protein LOC121743275, with the protein MSRVPINHRILTCDGRESVFSGETTINLSDDTVFQFLSEECEGLSNIFDDYADDEKENQNENENEDPGAEDDNFWETQHQLLQSTICRTSSLESKIRNITKEAVKEACGVCECGRAADGCRKCLMAEICRRLQNSGYNSAICKSKWKSSPEIPSGEHAFLDVIEGSNSKKEVRVIIELNFRGQFEMARANEEYNKMVKKLPEIFVGKMERLMAVLKIVCGAAKRCMKEKKMHLAPWRKHRYMQAKWLRTCERLASEQTFSSGYSGRPARPGRSLLTVDLMMENLQRPVVAVV; encoded by the exons ATGTCGAGAGTTCCTATAAACCACAGGATTTTGACCTGCGACGGCCGGGAATCTGTGTTTTCCGGCGAAACCACCATTAATTTGTCCGACGACACCGTTTTCCAGTTCCTGAGTGAAGAATGCGAGGGGCTGAGTAACATTTTTGATGATTATGCAGACGATGAGAAAGAAAATCAAAACGAAAACGAAAATGAAGATCCAGGGGCGGAAGACGACAATTTTTGGGAAACTCAACATCAATTATTGCAA TCTACCATATGCAGAACGAGCTCTTTGGAATCCAAAATCCGAAATATCACCAAAGAAGCAGTGAAAGAAGCTTGCGGGGTTTGCGAATGCGGCAGAGCTGCCGATGGTTGCCGGAAATGTCTAATGGCGGAGATATGCCGCCGCCTCCAGAATTCGGGGTACAATAGTGCAATTTGCAAGTCTAAATGGAAGAGCTCACCCGAAATTCCTTCAG GGGAGCACGCGTTTTTGGATGTAATAGAGGGGTCGAATTCGAAGAAGGAAGTGAGGGTGATAATCGAGTTGAATTTCAGAGGGCAATTCGAGATGGCCCGAGCAAACGAGGAGTACAACAAAATGGTGAAGAAGCTTCCGGAGATATTCGTGGGGAAGATGGAGAGGCTGATGGCGGTGCTTAAGATCGTGTGCGGGGCAGCGAAAAGGTGcatgaaggagaagaagatgcACTTGGCTCCGTGGAGAAAGCACCGATATATGCAAGCCAAGTGGCTCAGGACTTGCGAGCGCTTGGCGTCCGAACAAACTTTCTCCTCGGGCTACTCCGGCCGCCCGGCCCGGCCCGGGAGATCGTTGCTCACCGTTGACTTGATGATGGAGAATCTGCAGAGACCGGTTGTTGCAGTCGTATGA
- the LOC121744347 gene encoding probable 2-carboxy-D-arabinitol-1-phosphatase isoform X1 gives MSSNLVLNPFLSNSAIGESTKPPKILSCVGPSLRIRCSSEYSVATEVSGKSASLTGGAYDFGRATTSLTQKLLSSPKKVTLVRHGYSTWNKEGRVQGSSNLSVLTEEGIEQARKCRTALSEMHFDQCFSSPISRAKSTAEILWQGKEQPLIYLDSLKEAHLYFLEGLTNVDARKLYPKEFVQWREDPSNLCINGVYPLEKLWERALEAWSEILLTPGESSLVVTHKSILRAMICTALGLGPERFRAMDVNNGGLCVFSFNKNGEPMLKALNMTAHMYTDHVYHY, from the exons ATGAGTTCCAATCTTGTGTTGAACCCCTTCTTGTCCAACTCCGCCATTGGAGAATCAACAAAACCTCCAAAAATTCTTTCTTGCGTGGGCCCATCTCTTCGAATTCGGTGCTCATCAGAATACTCCGTCGCCACTG AGGTATCTGGAAAGAGTGCTTCACTGACTGGTGGAGCATATGATTTTGGTAGAGCTACTACTTCACTTACTCAAAAATTGTTGTCTTCTCCAAAGAAGGTTACTTTGGTTCGGCATGGTTATAGCACTTGGAATAAAGAAGGTAGAGTTCAG GGCAGCTCAAACCTGTCAGTCCTAACCGAAGAAGGCATTGAACAAGCCAGAAAATGTCGGACAGCTCTGTCTGAGATGCACTTCGACCAGTGCTTCTCAAGTCCAATATCCCGTGCCAAG TCTACTGCTGAAATCTTATGGCAAGGGAAAGAGCAGCCTTTGATTTATCTCGATTCGCTGAAGGAGGCTCATCTGTATTTTCTGGAAGGCCTTACAAATG TGGATGCCAGGAAACTATATCCCAAGGAGTTTGTACAATGGAGAGAAGATCCCTCCAATTTATGCATCAATGGAGTTTATCCACTAGAGAAGCTGTGGGAGAGAGCTCTTGAAGCTTGGTCGGAAATCTTACTTACACCG GGAGAAAGTTCATTGGTTGTTACTCATAAATCAATCTTGAGGGCAATGATCTGCACAGCCCTTGGGCTTGGCCCAGAGAG gTTCCGAGCAATGGATGTCAACAACGgtggattgtgtgtttttaGCTTTAACAAGAACGGGGAACCGATGCTTAAAGCCTTGAATATGACTGCCCATATGTACACCGATCACGTCTATCATTACTAG
- the LOC121744347 gene encoding probable 2-carboxy-D-arabinitol-1-phosphatase isoform X2: MSSNLVLNPFLSNSAIGESTKPPKILSCVGPSLRIRCSSEYSVATEVSGKSASLTGGAYDFGRATTSLTQKLLSSPKKVTLVRHGYSTWNKEGRVQGSSNLSVLTEEGIEQARKCRTALSEMHFDQCFSSPISRAKSTAEILWQGKEQPLIYLDSLKEAHLYFLEGLTNVDARKLYPKEFVQWREDPSNLCINGVYPLEKLWERALEAWEKVHWLLLINQS; encoded by the exons ATGAGTTCCAATCTTGTGTTGAACCCCTTCTTGTCCAACTCCGCCATTGGAGAATCAACAAAACCTCCAAAAATTCTTTCTTGCGTGGGCCCATCTCTTCGAATTCGGTGCTCATCAGAATACTCCGTCGCCACTG AGGTATCTGGAAAGAGTGCTTCACTGACTGGTGGAGCATATGATTTTGGTAGAGCTACTACTTCACTTACTCAAAAATTGTTGTCTTCTCCAAAGAAGGTTACTTTGGTTCGGCATGGTTATAGCACTTGGAATAAAGAAGGTAGAGTTCAG GGCAGCTCAAACCTGTCAGTCCTAACCGAAGAAGGCATTGAACAAGCCAGAAAATGTCGGACAGCTCTGTCTGAGATGCACTTCGACCAGTGCTTCTCAAGTCCAATATCCCGTGCCAAG TCTACTGCTGAAATCTTATGGCAAGGGAAAGAGCAGCCTTTGATTTATCTCGATTCGCTGAAGGAGGCTCATCTGTATTTTCTGGAAGGCCTTACAAATG TGGATGCCAGGAAACTATATCCCAAGGAGTTTGTACAATGGAGAGAAGATCCCTCCAATTTATGCATCAATGGAGTTTATCCACTAGAGAAGCTGTGGGAGAGAGCTCTTGAAGCTTG GGAGAAAGTTCATTGGTTGTTACTCATAAATCAATCTTGA